The following proteins are encoded in a genomic region of Fusarium oxysporum f. sp. lycopersici 4287 chromosome 1, whole genome shotgun sequence:
- a CDS encoding hypothetical protein (At least one base has a quality score < 10): MVFNLSSSSEDSFSWLSSLALLWALLCSLPSRIRRLSSVILSMTSFTEPISGKTVGCRKRAQVGVFLSLTRSIRNDMKDGILPRHFQIGMTWPKILLSLINLIRSTKIWPHSEPSHPTNFDNELPYCLRCMAFHTIGIKDGNASRLPEVTGHDAEVLDGLVVTINKFAKFLPDMLFPVNLGVTPRILPSWETANGHSRADLTPIVNLISKRAVKEDDADQVKEAGSAETPVPAPLPALPDYPQDKEPSMISPANYRQMQVEACPPGSRTRTNPHWNIGEFCAECVRRHSKAQLMVNWERSLQYCFQPDLKYLHGMSLSSPHAEPIRDLLPLFGFSKSEPFNDILIPLPQEDDDRADIGWNFDRRYDAMFWRGQTDNGVISDQALRGNHKFRLLHMLGNQNPEDKVSIVLPTAKDASVYRHEKVPITEANLVLPSSVGMNNYTGCIGPNCELLHQTYPIVNEAQDQEPLEYRYILLLDTDHGPSPDLLRVLRSKSVPFISTIFRTWYSDRLIPWLHFVPIDTRYQGLHTTLTYFTGTQKKAYLNGRDTDMKGLAKDGAWIAQQGAKWANQALGEKDKEVYLFRLLLEWGRLVDDKRDEIGTSKNDKGELKSSPWTKNQKW; encoded by the coding sequence ATGGTATTCAAtctgtcatcttcatcagaAGATTCGTTCTCATGGCTCTCctcgttggccttgttgTGGGCACTACTGTGTTCATTGCCAAGTCGGATCCGCAGACTTTCAAGCGTCATCCTGTCAATGACTTCATTTACAGAGCCAATATCAGGCAAGACCGTTGGATGCAGGAAGCGAGCACAAGTGGGAGTCTTTCTATCGCTCACAAGATCTATAAGGAACGACATGAAGGACGGGATCCTCCCCCGGCATTTCCAGATTGGTATGACCTGGCCAAAGATACTGTTGTCATTGATAAATTTGATCAGATCGACCAAGATTTGGCCCCATTCAGAGCCATCCCACCCAACAAACTTCGACAACGAGCTTCCATATTGTCTCAGATGCATGGCATTCCATACAATCGGTATCAAGGACGGTAATGCATCGAGGCTACCTGAAGTCACTGGCCATGATGCCGAGGTGCTGGACGGCCTCGTCGTAACCATCAACAAGTTTGCTAAATTTCTCCCTGACATGCTCTTTCCCGTTAATTTGGGAGTTACACCACGGATTCTTCCATCATGGGAGACGGCGAATGGGCACAGCAGAGCTGACCTGACCCCAATCGTCAATCTGATATCGAAGAGGGCAGTCAAAGAAGATGACGCAGATCAAGTAAAGGAAGCCGGATCTGCAGAGACTCCCGTGCCTGCCCCTTTGCCAGCGCTCCCAGATTATCCCCAAGACAAGGAGCCCTCCATGATAAGCCCAGCCAACTATCGCCAGATGCAGGTTGAAGCATGCCCCCCTGGCTCACGAACTCGAACCAACCCGCACTGGAATATCGGAGAGTTTTGCGCCGAGTGCGTACGAAGGCACTCAAAGGCGCAACTCATGGTCAACTGGGAACGATCACTCCAGTACTGCTTCCAGCCTGATCTCAAGTACCTCCACGGCATGTCTCTCTCAAGTCCTCATGCGGAACCAATCAGGGACCTTTTGCCATTGTTTGGGTTCTCCAAGTCGGAGCCGTTCAATGACATCCTAATACCTCTTCCACAGGAAGACGACGACAGAGCTGATATAGGCTGGAACTTTGACCGTCGCTACGACGCCATGTTTTGGCGTGGTCAAACTGATAATGGCGTTATTTCAGACCAGGCCTTGCGCGGCAATCATAAATTCCGGCTCCTTCATATGTTGGGTAACCAAAATCCCGAGGACAAGGTCTCAATAGTTCTTCCAACGGCAAAAGACGCATCAGTATACCGACATGAAAAGGTACCAATTACGGAAGCGAATCTTGTCCTTCCATCGAGTGTCGGCATGAACAATTACACAGGCTGCATAGGCCCCAATTgtgagcttcttcatcagacGTATCCCATCGTCAACGAAGCTCAGGACCAGGAACCCCTCGAATACCGCTATATCCTCCTCTTGGATACGGACCACGGGCCTTCACCCGACCTTCTCCGCGTGCTCCGCTCAAAGAGCGTACCTTTTATCTCCACCATCTTCCGTACGTGGTATAGCGATCGCCTGATTCCCTGGCTGCATTTCGTGCCCATCGATACGCGTTATCAGGGTTTGCACACCACCCTGACATACTTTACTGGTACACAGAAGAAAGCATACCTCAACGGGCGCGATACTGACATGAAGGGGCTGGCCAAGGATGGCGCCTGGATTGCACAGCAGGGTGCCAAGTGGGCAAACCAAGCATTAGGAGAAAAGGATAAAGAAGTCTATCTCTTCAGACTACTGCTTGAATGGGGGAGATTAGTTGATGACAAACGTGATGAGATTGGGACAAGTAAGAATGATAAGGGCGAGCTTAAGAGCTCTCCATGGACAAAGAATCAGAAATGGTGA